A single window of Sphingobacterium sp. ML3W DNA harbors:
- a CDS encoding ABC transporter permease → MIRHYFKVAYRNMFKHKTLSFIHIIGLAVAIATATLLYLTATFELSYNKQLKDYSKIGLLYFQTQPQNGLQNSATAPTPLAPLLKTQIPEIAYISRYYNDGIHLRHGEKQLQSNNKYVDADFLPIFSLPTVQGDNHALEDLDNIVIDEDIAKNLFSSNDVIGKQVEVLAGGQWQTKTISAVLEKLPSNSSLNFNTLLRFEQKPNYKQYKEEWGHQDHNLFVKMKSDPINDIAFTQATRSFIKQYYKDSERILKRDGALANKAGDYLSLHILPIADYHLNNKGLGDAASPTFPWILLLISGLILFVACSNFINLSLASSLVRNREIGTRKTLGGTISSLTTQLWIEALLLCFIALFLGLGIAFILLPEYNANMNYRLNIGQLFVPQNLLIFTLSFIILTLFAGGYPAWRIARTNVIANLKGTANIRTGRLRNSLTVIQFTIAMVLIVATIVIASQLHYITNRSLGFDKTDVISIPIGSGIGQERALQQMRIELASLPWVKGITASDINLGLGRDGSTANSRFGFEYEGKQIYSNFMRIDYDYAKTLGIKVLKGRDFDRTFSSDTAAILINRRMAEQLGNPETIIGKTLDLDGNPQVIGIIDDFNFQTLHSEVQPLTLSINPNQSSVEYLFVRVESNNPSETIQAIENTWKKINPKANVAPSYLDENTNNMYKAEQRFSRIIIGGASTAILIACLGLFALSLLMINRRVKEIGIRKTLGSSVSGIVLLLSKDFMTLLFISFLLASPLSWWMMNGWLDDFAYHIDISWWMITLAGMAIMTIALSTVAVQAIQAARANPVDSLKDD, encoded by the coding sequence ATGATCAGACATTACTTCAAAGTAGCCTATCGAAATATGTTTAAGCACAAGACATTGAGCTTTATCCATATTATTGGACTTGCTGTCGCCATTGCTACGGCTACCTTACTCTATCTGACAGCAACGTTTGAGTTATCTTATAATAAGCAACTAAAAGATTATTCAAAAATAGGCCTGCTTTATTTTCAGACGCAGCCACAAAATGGGCTACAAAACAGTGCAACTGCCCCTACACCTCTCGCTCCGCTATTGAAGACACAGATACCGGAAATAGCATACATCAGTCGCTATTATAATGATGGTATCCATTTGCGTCATGGAGAAAAACAGCTGCAGTCGAATAACAAATACGTAGATGCTGACTTTCTTCCCATATTTAGCTTGCCTACTGTACAGGGGGATAACCATGCTTTGGAAGATCTTGACAATATCGTCATCGATGAAGACATCGCTAAAAATCTGTTTAGTAGCAACGATGTTATCGGAAAGCAAGTAGAAGTATTAGCTGGAGGACAGTGGCAAACAAAAACAATCAGTGCTGTACTCGAGAAACTGCCGTCCAATTCTAGTCTCAACTTCAATACCCTTTTACGCTTCGAACAAAAACCCAACTACAAACAATATAAAGAAGAATGGGGCCATCAGGATCACAATCTTTTTGTAAAAATGAAATCTGATCCCATCAATGATATTGCCTTTACACAGGCTACCCGTTCTTTTATCAAACAATATTATAAAGATAGTGAGCGTATTTTGAAACGCGATGGGGCACTTGCCAATAAAGCCGGTGATTACCTGTCACTACATATCCTCCCTATAGCCGATTATCATTTGAACAATAAAGGTTTGGGAGATGCAGCTTCTCCGACATTCCCGTGGATCCTGCTGCTCATTTCAGGACTCATCTTGTTTGTTGCCTGCTCCAACTTCATCAACCTCTCGCTGGCCAGTTCCTTGGTCCGCAACCGAGAGATAGGTACGAGAAAGACTCTTGGTGGAACTATCAGTAGTTTGACCACACAACTATGGATAGAAGCGCTCTTACTTTGTTTCATCGCCCTATTTCTGGGGCTAGGGATAGCTTTTATACTTCTCCCAGAATATAACGCCAATATGAATTACAGACTGAATATAGGACAGCTGTTTGTTCCACAAAACCTCCTTATATTCACACTATCGTTTATCATATTAACGCTCTTTGCTGGAGGATATCCCGCTTGGCGCATAGCCCGTACAAATGTCATTGCCAATTTAAAAGGTACGGCCAATATTAGAACAGGTCGATTACGAAACAGCCTTACTGTTATACAATTTACCATAGCCATGGTGCTTATTGTGGCTACAATTGTTATCGCTTCACAATTGCATTATATCACCAACCGCTCACTAGGATTTGATAAAACTGATGTCATCAGTATTCCAATAGGTAGTGGCATCGGTCAAGAACGTGCTTTACAACAGATGAGAATCGAACTAGCGTCTCTACCTTGGGTAAAAGGCATCACCGCTTCTGACATCAATTTAGGTTTAGGGAGAGATGGAAGTACCGCTAATAGTCGATTTGGATTCGAATACGAAGGCAAACAAATCTATTCGAACTTTATGCGTATCGATTATGATTATGCCAAGACTCTGGGGATTAAAGTCTTAAAGGGGCGAGATTTTGACCGTACATTTTCGAGCGATACGGCTGCCATCTTAATCAATAGACGGATGGCTGAGCAGCTTGGCAACCCTGAAACCATTATCGGCAAGACGTTGGACCTAGATGGTAATCCTCAAGTGATTGGTATTATTGACGATTTTAATTTTCAGACACTGCACAGCGAAGTACAACCACTCACGCTATCGATTAATCCAAATCAATCTTCCGTTGAATATTTATTTGTACGAGTAGAAAGTAACAATCCGTCCGAGACTATCCAAGCAATAGAAAATACTTGGAAAAAAATCAATCCAAAAGCCAATGTAGCTCCATCCTACTTAGACGAAAATACCAACAATATGTATAAAGCTGAGCAGCGTTTTTCGCGTATTATCATTGGGGGGGCGAGCACTGCTATCTTAATCGCTTGCTTAGGACTATTTGCCTTGTCTTTGTTAATGATAAACCGACGTGTCAAGGAAATTGGCATACGTAAGACACTGGGTTCATCCGTATCGGGGATCGTCCTACTGCTGTCCAAGGATTTTATGACATTACTGTTTATCTCCTTTCTTTTGGCTTCACCCTTGAGTTGGTGGATGATGAATGGTTGGTTGGATGACTTTGCATACCATATCGATATAAGTTGGTGGATGATTACCTTAGCAGGTATGGCTATTATGACGATTGCGCTATCCACTGTCGCGGTACAAGCAATACAAGCAGCACGAGCGAATCCTGTAGATAGTCTGAAGGATGATTAA
- a CDS encoding DUF4097 family beta strand repeat protein: MKRFIQTTVLLLLVQVSFGQKMIRKETFQNNKIKDLEVSTSGGAIKVNGSDKESASVEIWISRNGNILGSSADLEKILNEHFDVTIQLEAGKLTASAKRKSGKSGNNPISVAFYVTVPESVNSNLKTAGGSIQLSALNGNQMFQTSGGSLQIRSLSGNITGKTSGGSINASNSQGDLQLNTSGGSITLDNCSGNIRVATSGGSINGKNLKGSIDAHTSGGSINMDMDTLSDDMVLATSGGSVRVKVPKGKYNINLKGSRVSLPSASNFSGTSKKTLAQGTINGGGKKIDARTSAGSVSLDFH; this comes from the coding sequence ATGAAAAGGTTTATTCAGACAACAGTATTATTACTGTTGGTACAAGTTTCTTTCGGTCAAAAAATGATACGTAAAGAAACTTTTCAGAACAACAAAATCAAAGATCTCGAAGTCAGCACATCAGGAGGGGCCATCAAAGTAAATGGATCAGATAAAGAATCTGCTTCGGTGGAAATCTGGATATCTCGCAATGGCAACATCCTCGGTTCCTCGGCTGATCTAGAAAAAATATTGAATGAGCACTTTGACGTAACCATTCAATTAGAGGCTGGAAAATTGACAGCATCTGCTAAACGTAAAAGTGGAAAAAGTGGTAACAATCCGATCTCAGTAGCTTTCTATGTCACCGTCCCCGAATCGGTCAATAGCAATCTGAAAACCGCTGGAGGTAGTATACAGTTAAGTGCATTGAATGGCAATCAAATGTTCCAAACCTCGGGTGGCAGCTTACAAATTAGATCGTTATCAGGAAACATTACAGGTAAGACTTCGGGCGGAAGTATCAATGCAAGCAACAGCCAGGGTGATCTCCAACTCAACACCTCAGGAGGTTCCATAACGCTGGATAATTGTTCTGGTAATATCCGGGTCGCTACTAGCGGTGGATCGATTAATGGGAAGAATCTAAAAGGATCGATTGATGCGCACACAAGTGGTGGAAGTATCAATATGGATATGGATACGCTATCGGATGATATGGTATTGGCTACATCGGGTGGTAGCGTGCGGGTTAAGGTACCAAAAGGAAAATATAACATAAACCTCAAAGGATCACGCGTCAGCCTTCCTTCCGCTAGTAATTTTTCGGGTACATCTAAAAAAACTTTGGCTCAAGGAACAATAAATGGTGGCGGCAAAAAAATAGATGCACGCACTTCTGCAGGTTCTGTATCGCTAGATTTTCATTAA